Proteins encoded by one window of Macaca mulatta isolate MMU2019108-1 chromosome 10, T2T-MMU8v2.0, whole genome shotgun sequence:
- the LOC106995478 gene encoding ral-GDS-related protein-like isoform X1, protein MLLCAKSCCGRGRQGGVLMGYPTMGSARQATDTSSPGSQAISLQSSTQQIKQELLDGFHFSIFFKEGQGPPATNHGQCWSGYENENCRMPTFQPSTGEKLLESLVPAFLTKPISSYATCLGPSWDFITVPHFLELLVRSTTTSILFTWPPENTSVCCQALQRSSFWIKLAFRTFAWPGLGVEDHQEIVLGQLVLLEPNEAKPDDPAPPPGQHALTMLALEPAPPLLAELRPALEPESPVALDAPGYLHSASAPAPGEGPPPGTVLEPQSAPESPCPCPGTVQSQHTEELPDITTFPPRLLAEQLTLMDADLFKKMELYECLGSIWGQRHQKGSEHVAPTVCATIAHFNRLANCVTTSCLGDHSMRVQDRARVVEHWIKVARECLRLNNFSSVHAIVSALRSNPIHRLHKTWAAVSSKSSKYLKELCKKDTAVKRDLLIKAGSFKVATQERNPQRAQMRLQRQKKGVVPFLGDFLTELHRLDSAIPDDLDGNTNKRRKEVRVLQELQLLQVAAMNYRLQPLEKFVTCFSRMEQLSDKESHKLSCQLEPESQ, encoded by the exons ATGCTCCTATGTGCCAAATCCTGTTGCGGAAGGGGGCGCCAGGGAGGAGTTCTAATGGGGTATCCCACTATGGGGTCAGCCAGGCAGGCCACTGACACCTCTTCGCCTGGCTCTCAGGCAATTTCTTTGCAGAGCTCCACACAGCAGATCAAGCAGGAGCTGTTGGATGGATTCCATTTCTCCATCTTCTTCAAAGAAGGGCAGGGGCCGCCTGCTACCAACCATGGCCAGTGCTGGTCTGGG TATGAAAATGAGAACTGCAGGATGCCAACTTTCCAGCCCAGCACAGGGGAGAAGCTATTGGAGTCCCTGGTTCCAGCCTTTCTAACTAAACCCATCTCCTCCTATGCCACCTGCCTGGGTCCCTCCTGGGACTTTATCACCGTGCCACACTTTTTGGAACTACTGGTTAGAAG caccaccacctccATTTTGTTCACCTGGCCCCCTGAAAACACCTCAGTTTGCTGCCAGGCCCTGCAACGGTCATCTTTCTGGATAAAGCTGGCCTTCAGGACCTTCGCCTGGCCTGGACTGGGCGTGGAGGACCATCAGGAAATTGTCCTAGGCCAGTTGGTGCTTCTGGAGCCCAACGAGGCCAAGCCAGATG atcctgctccacctcctgggcaaCACGCATTAACAAtgctggccctggagccagcacCACCACTGCTGGCGGAGCTGCGGCCTGCTCTAGAGCCAGAGTCACCTGTAGCCCTGGATGCACCAGGATATCTACATTCAGCATCAGCACCAGCACCAGGGGAAGGGCCCCCTCCAGGAACAGTGCTGGAGCCACAGTCAGCCCCAGAGTCACCCTGTCCCTGTCCCGGGACTGTCCAGAGCCAACACACTGAGGAGCTGCCGGACATCACGACCTTCCCTCCCAGGCTGCTGGCTGAGCAGCTGACCCTTATGGATGCG GATCTGTTCAAGAAGATGGAGCTCTACGAATGCTTGGGCTCCATCTGGGGCCAACGACATCAGAAGGGGAGTGAGCACGTGGCACCCACAGTTTGTGCCACCATTGCACACTTCAACAGGCTCGCCAACTGTGTCACCACCTCCTGCCTCGGGGACCACAGCATGAGGGTCCAGGATAGGGCCAGGGTGGTGGAGCACTGGATCAAGGTGGCCAGG GAGTGCCTACGCCTCAACAACTTCTCCTCAGTGCATGCCATCGTCTCTGCTCTGCGCAGCAACCCAATACATCGGCTACACAAGACGTGGGCAGCAGTGTCCAG CAAAAGCTCAAAATATCTAAAAGAACTCTGCAAAAAAGACACTGCAGTGAAGAGGGACCTGCTGATCAAG GCGGGGAGCTTTAAGGTGGCCACCCAGGAGAGGAACCCCCAGAGAGCCCAGATGAGGCTacagaggcagaagaag GGCGTGGTCCCCTTCCTGGGGGATTTTCTGACTGAGTTACACAGGTTGGATTCAGCCATCCCGGATGATCTGGAT GGCAACACCAACAAGAGGAGAAAG GAGGTCCGAGTTCTGCAGGAATTGCAGCTACTCCAAGTGGCTGCCATGAATTACAggcttcagcctctggagaaaTTTGTCACTTGTTTCTCAAGAATGGAGCAGCTCAGTGACAAGGAGAG CCACAAGCTGTCCTGTCAGCTGGAGCCCGAATCCCAGTAG
- the LOC106995478 gene encoding ral-GDS-related protein-like isoform X2, which produces MSKLLTNLPGAAVLSAQVHSAVLQGHWKENVSGTPGHTRVCRALLHGQVCPIQDSTDGLGTTTSILFTWPPENTSVCCQALQRSSFWIKLAFRTFAWPGLGVEDHQEIVLGQLVLLEPNEAKPDDPAPPPGQHALTMLALEPAPPLLAELRPALEPESPVALDAPGYLHSASAPAPGEGPPPGTVLEPQSAPESPCPCPGTVQSQHTEELPDITTFPPRLLAEQLTLMDADLFKKMELYECLGSIWGQRHQKGSEHVAPTVCATIAHFNRLANCVTTSCLGDHSMRVQDRARVVEHWIKVARECLRLNNFSSVHAIVSALRSNPIHRLHKTWAAVSSKSSKYLKELCKKDTAVKRDLLIKAGSFKVATQERNPQRAQMRLQRQKKGVVPFLGDFLTELHRLDSAIPDDLDGNTNKRRKEVRVLQELQLLQVAAMNYRLQPLEKFVTCFSRMEQLSDKESHKLSCQLEPESQ; this is translated from the exons ATGAGCAAGCTGCTCACAAATCTGCCTGGAGCTGCAGTCTTGAGTGCCCAGGTGCACAGTGCTGTGCTCCAGGGCCATTGGAAAGAGAATGTCAGTGGGACGCCGGGGCACACAAGGGTCTGTAGAGCCCTGTTGCATGGCCAGGTCTGCCCCATCCAGGACAGCACTGATGGCTTGGG caccaccacctccATTTTGTTCACCTGGCCCCCTGAAAACACCTCAGTTTGCTGCCAGGCCCTGCAACGGTCATCTTTCTGGATAAAGCTGGCCTTCAGGACCTTCGCCTGGCCTGGACTGGGCGTGGAGGACCATCAGGAAATTGTCCTAGGCCAGTTGGTGCTTCTGGAGCCCAACGAGGCCAAGCCAGATG atcctgctccacctcctgggcaaCACGCATTAACAAtgctggccctggagccagcacCACCACTGCTGGCGGAGCTGCGGCCTGCTCTAGAGCCAGAGTCACCTGTAGCCCTGGATGCACCAGGATATCTACATTCAGCATCAGCACCAGCACCAGGGGAAGGGCCCCCTCCAGGAACAGTGCTGGAGCCACAGTCAGCCCCAGAGTCACCCTGTCCCTGTCCCGGGACTGTCCAGAGCCAACACACTGAGGAGCTGCCGGACATCACGACCTTCCCTCCCAGGCTGCTGGCTGAGCAGCTGACCCTTATGGATGCG GATCTGTTCAAGAAGATGGAGCTCTACGAATGCTTGGGCTCCATCTGGGGCCAACGACATCAGAAGGGGAGTGAGCACGTGGCACCCACAGTTTGTGCCACCATTGCACACTTCAACAGGCTCGCCAACTGTGTCACCACCTCCTGCCTCGGGGACCACAGCATGAGGGTCCAGGATAGGGCCAGGGTGGTGGAGCACTGGATCAAGGTGGCCAGG GAGTGCCTACGCCTCAACAACTTCTCCTCAGTGCATGCCATCGTCTCTGCTCTGCGCAGCAACCCAATACATCGGCTACACAAGACGTGGGCAGCAGTGTCCAG CAAAAGCTCAAAATATCTAAAAGAACTCTGCAAAAAAGACACTGCAGTGAAGAGGGACCTGCTGATCAAG GCGGGGAGCTTTAAGGTGGCCACCCAGGAGAGGAACCCCCAGAGAGCCCAGATGAGGCTacagaggcagaagaag GGCGTGGTCCCCTTCCTGGGGGATTTTCTGACTGAGTTACACAGGTTGGATTCAGCCATCCCGGATGATCTGGAT GGCAACACCAACAAGAGGAGAAAG GAGGTCCGAGTTCTGCAGGAATTGCAGCTACTCCAAGTGGCTGCCATGAATTACAggcttcagcctctggagaaaTTTGTCACTTGTTTCTCAAGAATGGAGCAGCTCAGTGACAAGGAGAG CCACAAGCTGTCCTGTCAGCTGGAGCCCGAATCCCAGTAG
- the LOC107000612 gene encoding sushi domain-containing protein 2-like — MEQGSVCTYHPGAVHCVRSVQASPRYSSGQQCCYTADGTQLLMADSSSGSTPDRGHDWGAPPFRTPPRVPGMSHWLYDVLSFYYCCLWAPDCARYMQRRPSNDCRNYRPPRLASAFGDPHFVTFDGTNFTFNGRGEYVLLEAVLTDLRVQARAQPGRMSNGTQTRGTGLTAMAVQEGNSDVVEVRLANGTRGLEVLLNQEVLSFAEQSWMDLKGALTHSPWVQPPPPPQGLQR; from the exons ATGGAGCAGGGCAGTGTGTGCACCTACCACCCCGGGGCCGTGCACTGTGTACGCTCTGTGCAGGCCAG CCCTCGGTACAGCTCGGGTCAGCAGTGCTGCTACACAGCGGACGGGACGCAGCTCCTGATGGCTGACTCCAGCAGCGGCAGCACTCCCGACCGCGGCCATGACTGGGGCGCACCCCCGTTCCGCACGCCACCCCGAGTGCCCGGCATGTCCCACTGGCTCTACGATGTCCTCAGCTTCTATTATTGCTGCCTCTGGGCACCCGACTGCGCCCGCTACATGCAACGGCGGCCCTCCAATGACTGCCGCAACTACCGGCCCCCACGACTAG cctccgcCTTCGGAGACCCACACTTTGTGACCTTTGACGGCACCAACTTCACATTCAATGGGCGCGGAGAGTACGTGCTGCTAGAGGCAGTGCTGACTGACCTGAGGGTGCAGGCGCGGGCCCAGCCCGGGAGGATGTCCAACG GCACACAGACCCGTGGCACAGGGCTGACTGCAATGGCCGTCCAGGAGGGCAACTCAGACGTGGTGGAGGTCAGGCTGGCCAACGGGACCAGAGGTCTGGAGGTGCTGCTGAACCAGGAGGTGCTGAGCTTCGCCGAGCAGAGCTGGATGGACCTGAAGG GTGCCCTCACCCACAGCCCCTGGGTGCAACCGCCGCCACCACCGCAAGGCCTGCAAAGATGA